In a genomic window of Cardiocondyla obscurior isolate alpha-2009 linkage group LG08, Cobs3.1, whole genome shotgun sequence:
- the LOC139104798 gene encoding putative sodium-dependent multivitamin transporter encodes MDTVNAEEIHRLQWPDYIVIGVIMSVSVIIGLYYRFSGGRQRTAAEYFSADNSLGILPLSIAMMASHVSGITMLGMSGESYIRGMIVVIVYTTGIFLVPLIAFGYLPVFFAVKVVSIYEYLEMRFGLYMRLLVSAANFSETMLLTGVMLYAPSLALEATTGLSSTMSILVLAVICTFYSTLGGIKAVLITDIFQGLLMIVALFIIVFIIIQDVDGGLSAIWNIALEGGRLNFSEVSLDPTVQYTWWSLMIGGGAIFLAYLGVNQVQVQRLMTVKNVNVAANALFLCGPFVLLVGFLTCFVGVAIYAFYRDCDPVASGQLSTYDKILPHFTVQKLPAGLVGLIVSGIFSASLSTISAMMNSLAAVALEDYVKPLHRKFGVDLSDQKATFIAKALTILNGIISVFLALMAKTMGTLVTVALSFHGAIGGPILGIFTLGMVCETANEPGTIIGMISALCVCLWATFGQPKPPVTELPVSIDGCGNSTLMLAEHINLNSTVQPDHSSYFYLYRISYFWYNPIGLTITLVVGYTASIIVRLIQGGNNIEHDPNLFMPFIAKRIRRRRQDAEKTTNSQLFVLEPSRVR; translated from the exons ATGGAT ACGGTTAACGCAGAAGAAATTCACAGGCTGCAATGGCCAGATTACATTGTGATCGGCGTAATTATGTCGGTCTCTGTCATTATCGGACTCTACTATCGATTCAGCGGCGGTCGGCAGCGTACTGCAGCG GAGTACTTCTCCGCGGACAACTCATTAGGCATCCTGCCTCTCTCGATCGCGATGATGGCCTCCCATGTATCTGGTATTACCATGCTGGGAATGAGCGGTGAATCTTACATCCGCGGCATGATCGTTGTAATAGTATATACTACTGGCATCTTTCTCGTGCCGCTCATAGCCTTTGGTTACCTGCCAGTCTTCTTCGCAGTGAAGGTCGTGAGCATCTATGAG TATTTAGAGATGCGGTTCGGATTGTACATGAGACTGCTCGTAAGCGCGGCTAATTTCTCCGAGACGATGTTACTGACCGGAGTGATGCTGTACGCACCTTCGCTGGCGCTTGAAGCTACTACAGGCTTGTCCAGCACTATGAGCATTTTAGTGCTCGCTGTAATCTGCACCTTTTACTCTACATTAGGCGGGATAAAAGCAGTCTTGATCACCGACATTTTCCAAGGCTTGCTCATGATAGTTGCTCTCTTTATCATTGTCTTCATCATTATACAAGACGTCGACGGAGGACTCAGTGCTATTTGGAATATCGCGCTAGAGGGAGGTCGCTTAAATTTCTCTga agTATCTTTAGATCCAACCGTGCAATACACGTGGTGGAGTCTTATGATTGGAGGAGGGGCGATATTTCTGGCCTATCTCGGAGTGAACCAAGTGCAGGTTCAACGTTTAATGACTGTTAA AAACGTAAACGTGGCCGCGAACGCGCTATTCCTATGCGGTCCATTCGTCTTGCTGGTGGGCTTTTTAACCTGCTTCGTCGGAGTAGCGATTTACGCGTTCTACAGAGATTGCGATCCCGTTGCCTCCGGACAACTTTCGACCTACGACAAAATACTGCCCCACTTTACCGTGCAAAAATTGCCAGCCGGACTGGTCGGCTTAATCGTTTCCGGTATCTTCAGCGCCAGCCTCAGCACGATTTCTGCCATGATGAACTCGCTAGCCGCGGTGGCCCTCGAAGATTACGTTAAGCCGCTACATCGTAAATTCGGCGTGGATTTGTCCGACCAAAAGGCCACCTTTATAGCGAAGGCTCTTACGATTTTAAACGGGATTATTAGCGTGTTCCTGGCGCTAATGGCGAAGACAATGGGCACGCTCGTCACCGTGGCTCTTAGCTTCCACGGAGCCATCGGTGGCCCGATATTAGGTATCTTCACCCTCGGAATGGTCTGCGAAACTGCTAACGAGCCCGGGACCATTATCGGTATGATATCAGCGTTATGCGTCTGCCTATGGGCCACTTTCGGGCAACCCAAGCCGCCGGTCACGGAACTACCGGTGTCGATTGACGGCTGCGGGAATTCCACGTTGATGCTCGCCGAGCACATCAATTTGAACAG CACCGTGCAGCCGGATCACTCGTCGTACTTCTATTTGTACCGCATCTCCTACTTTTGGTATAATCCCATAGGACTGACGATTACTCTCGTGGTCGGGTACACCGCGAGTATTATAGTGCGGCTAATCCAAGGTGGGAATAATATCGAGCACGACCCGAACCTGTTCATGCCGTTCATAGCTAAAAGAATAAGACGGCGACGGCAGGACGCGGAGAAAACTACGAACAGCCAGCTCTTCGTTCTGGAACCGAGCCGTGTACGATGA